One segment of Streptosporangium brasiliense DNA contains the following:
- the nusG gene encoding transcription termination/antitermination protein NusG, protein MSESSHPAGEPREERAGEPEEVIDAAEDSLAEPDDFDVDADAEAEDEEAPADAVDEAEEAEEVPADDVDEDGDVLPDVDPVEEFKRHLRSQFGEWYVIHSYAGYENRVKSNIETRTQSLNMEDYIFQVEVPTHHVTEVKSGKRQLVKERVLPGYVLVRMDLTDESWSAVRNTPGVTGFVGLSNKPSPLSLDEVAKLLAPEPSEEAKKSTTKATAATVDFEVGESVTVMDGPFATLPATVSEISAESQKLKVLVSIFGRETPVELSFNQVSKI, encoded by the coding sequence GTGTCCGAGTCTTCACACCCGGCCGGCGAGCCCCGCGAGGAGCGGGCGGGCGAGCCGGAAGAGGTCATCGACGCTGCGGAGGACTCGCTCGCCGAGCCCGACGACTTTGACGTCGATGCCGACGCCGAGGCCGAGGACGAAGAGGCCCCGGCCGACGCCGTCGACGAGGCCGAAGAGGCCGAAGAGGTCCCGGCGGACGACGTCGACGAGGACGGTGACGTCCTCCCCGACGTCGACCCGGTCGAGGAGTTCAAGCGCCATCTGCGGAGCCAGTTCGGCGAGTGGTACGTCATCCACTCCTACGCCGGCTACGAGAACCGCGTGAAGTCCAACATCGAGACCCGCACGCAGTCCCTCAACATGGAGGACTACATCTTCCAGGTCGAGGTGCCCACCCACCACGTGACCGAGGTGAAGAGCGGCAAGCGCCAGCTCGTCAAGGAGCGGGTGCTGCCCGGCTACGTGCTGGTCCGGATGGACCTCACCGACGAGTCCTGGTCCGCGGTGCGCAACACGCCCGGTGTCACCGGCTTCGTCGGCCTGTCCAACAAGCCGAGCCCGCTGAGCCTCGACGAGGTCGCCAAGCTGCTCGCGCCGGAGCCGTCCGAGGAAGCCAAGAAGTCCACCACCAAGGCCACCGCCGCCACCGTCGACTTCGAGGTCGGCGAGTCGGTCACGGTCATGGACGGCCCGTTCGCCACGCTGCCCGCCACGGTCAGCGAGATCAGCGCCGAGTCGCAGAAGCTCAAGGTGCTGGTGTCGATCTTCGGTCGTGAGACCCCGGTTGAGCTCTCGTTCAACCAGGTCTCGAAGATCTGA
- the secE gene encoding preprotein translocase subunit SecE, which yields MAIDTRGETADKPSGEKKAKRTSPALFYRQVVAELRKVIWPTRKDLISYTIIVLVFVLLMVGIVAGLDAVFTEGVLRIFGGA from the coding sequence GTGGCGATCGACACGCGCGGCGAAACCGCAGACAAGCCGAGCGGTGAGAAGAAGGCGAAGCGCACTTCTCCCGCCCTTTTCTACCGGCAGGTTGTCGCTGAGCTGCGCAAGGTCATCTGGCCTACGCGTAAGGACCTGATTTCCTACACCATAATCGTGCTGGTCTTCGTTCTACTCATGGTCGGGATCGTGGCTGGGCTCGACGCGGTGTTCACCGAGGGCGTCCTGCGGATCTTCGGCGGAGCCTGA
- the rplA gene encoding 50S ribosomal protein L1: MKRSKAFRNAAEKIDNESLYSPAEAAKLAKETSVTKFDATVEVALRLGVDPRKADQMVRGTVNLPHGTGKTARVLVFATGDRAEEARAAGADIVGADELIDEVAKGRLDFDAVVATPDLMGKVGRLGRVLGPRGLMPNPKTGTVTPAVGKAVTDIKGGKIEFRVDRHANLHFIIGKVSFGERQLIENYAAALDEVLRLKPSAAKGRYIKKVSFSTSMGPGIPVDPNVTRAMTAELDA, encoded by the coding sequence GTGAAGCGCAGCAAGGCTTTCCGCAACGCGGCGGAGAAGATCGACAACGAGAGCCTCTACAGCCCGGCCGAGGCGGCCAAGCTGGCCAAGGAGACCTCGGTCACCAAGTTCGACGCCACCGTCGAGGTCGCCCTGCGACTCGGCGTCGACCCCCGCAAGGCGGACCAGATGGTGCGTGGCACCGTCAACCTCCCGCACGGCACCGGTAAGACCGCCCGGGTCCTGGTCTTCGCGACCGGTGACCGTGCCGAGGAGGCCCGCGCGGCGGGCGCCGACATCGTCGGTGCCGACGAGCTGATCGACGAGGTCGCCAAGGGCCGTCTCGACTTCGACGCCGTCGTCGCCACCCCGGACCTCATGGGCAAGGTCGGCCGCCTGGGCCGCGTGCTCGGTCCGCGTGGTCTGATGCCCAACCCCAAGACCGGCACGGTGACCCCGGCCGTCGGCAAGGCCGTCACCGACATCAAGGGCGGCAAGATCGAGTTCCGTGTCGACCGGCACGCGAACCTGCACTTCATCATCGGCAAGGTGTCGTTCGGTGAGCGTCAGCTCATCGAGAACTACGCCGCCGCCCTCGACGAGGTGCTGCGTCTCAAGCCGTCGGCGGCCAAGGGCCGTTACATCAAGAAGGTCTCCTTCTCCACGTCCATGGGCCCGGGCATCCCGGTCGACCCGAACGTGACGCGGGCGATGACCGCCGAGCTCGACGCCTGA
- the rplK gene encoding 50S ribosomal protein L11: MPPKKKIAALVKVQLPAGQATPAPPVGTALGPHGVNIMDFVKQYNAATEAQRGNIIPVEITIFEDRTFTFVTKTPPAPELIKKAAGVAKGSPVPQKDKVGKLTKEQLRQIAETKMQDLNANDIEAAEKIIAGTARSMGITIAD, translated from the coding sequence ATGCCTCCTAAGAAGAAGATTGCGGCACTGGTCAAGGTCCAGCTTCCCGCTGGCCAGGCCACGCCCGCTCCGCCGGTCGGTACCGCCCTCGGTCCGCACGGCGTCAACATCATGGACTTCGTGAAGCAGTACAACGCTGCCACCGAGGCCCAGCGCGGCAACATCATCCCCGTTGAGATCACCATCTTCGAGGACCGCACCTTCACCTTCGTCACGAAGACGCCCCCGGCGCCTGAGCTGATCAAGAAGGCCGCCGGTGTGGCGAAGGGCTCGCCCGTCCCGCAGAAGGACAAGGTCGGCAAGCTCACCAAGGAGCAGCTGCGCCAGATCGCCGAGACCAAGATGCAGGACCTCAACGCCAACGACATCGAGGCGGCCGAGAAGATCATCGCCGGCACCGCCCGGTCGATGGGCATCACGATCGCCGACTAG
- a CDS encoding LppX_LprAFG lipoprotein codes for MRRLAPALALGAAALVAVTGCGAQDGTASLGKVKLAAAEAVQQSAQRAGEVTSYSADLVLDATGGDKGASKVQGSLLYQSKPDLATDIKLDTITFGGQNVPGGARAILSGDTVYVKSELINKFAGATKPWIKVSLAELDAQEQAEVKDVMAQVQQFDLAGTVKLLTASKDVKAVGTETVGGVETTHYSGTFPVAEAAQLVDPAEREQLQEELSRVKDVKFDLWSDAENLPRKVTLSGSEQGATFNLAASFRGFNEPVQIAAPPADQVGDLPDGPAGN; via the coding sequence ATGCGCCGATTGGCTCCCGCACTGGCACTGGGAGCGGCCGCGTTGGTCGCGGTCACGGGATGTGGTGCGCAGGACGGCACCGCATCCCTGGGAAAGGTCAAGCTCGCCGCCGCCGAGGCGGTGCAGCAGAGCGCGCAGCGGGCCGGGGAGGTCACCTCCTACTCCGCGGACCTGGTGCTCGACGCCACCGGCGGGGACAAGGGTGCGAGCAAGGTCCAGGGCAGCCTGCTCTACCAGAGCAAGCCCGACCTGGCGACCGACATCAAGCTGGACACGATCACCTTCGGCGGGCAGAACGTGCCCGGTGGCGCGCGGGCGATCCTGTCCGGTGACACCGTTTACGTGAAGTCGGAGCTGATCAACAAGTTCGCGGGCGCGACCAAGCCGTGGATCAAGGTGTCGCTCGCCGAGCTCGACGCCCAGGAGCAGGCCGAGGTCAAGGACGTGATGGCCCAGGTCCAGCAGTTCGACCTGGCGGGCACCGTCAAGTTGCTGACGGCGTCGAAGGACGTCAAGGCGGTCGGCACCGAGACGGTCGGCGGGGTGGAGACGACCCACTACAGCGGCACCTTCCCGGTGGCGGAGGCCGCGCAGCTGGTCGACCCGGCCGAGCGTGAGCAGCTCCAGGAGGAGCTCTCGCGGGTCAAGGACGTCAAGTTCGACCTGTGGTCCGACGCCGAGAACCTGCCCCGCAAGGTGACGCTGAGCGGCTCCGAGCAGGGTGCCACGTTCAACCTGGCGGCCTCCTTCAGGGGCTTCAACGAGCCCGTGCAGATCGCCGCGCCGCCCGCCGACCAGGTGGGCGACCTCCCGGACGGCCCTGCCGGAAACTGA